A segment of the Corylus avellana chromosome ca2, CavTom2PMs-1.0 genome:
TCTGACAGACGCACAAATTGCACCATAAGAAGGTTATGGCCCATGGGTATGAACATGCGACATAGAGTATGATTATGACTATGGTACACATATGATGTACTGCATCAACTCGATTTTCTCAAGTTGCTTTATGAAGTGTGATttcctcaattttttattttttatttttataaaagattGAGTTCACTACATACTTACGTGTTTCATGCCTGACTGCTCACCAAGTTGTTAacttatgttttatttttccactTCTAAACAATCATTTATAAGAATTAAATCAACAGTCATGATCTGGTCGTTTCAAACTTTGATGATTTGTGCCAAGTGCGCCATCAAGGCCATACTGCCACGCATGCACGTCCGGTGCACCATACTAGAATATAAACATTCAAGTAATACAATAGCTTAGTTTGAGTTGGCCCGGGCATTATAATATATCTCAATTGTTTTCTATATTTCTCATGTGAAACTAAAACTCTTTAAATAACTTACATGTATTGttacattatatatacatacataattATATGaactttttgaacttttttgcaAGACTCTTCATAGTTCTTCCTACATGTGTAACACGTTCTtatactaaaaaaagaaaaagtcatgAAACGAAAATGATGCCTTGCCAGATAACTACTGAGAATTTTTCTTAAAGAAGTAAACAAGATACCTTACTTCAAGACACAATGTGTTTTTTGTCAGCCATGGCTACTCCAAAGTGGTCTCCTTGATGCTACAATGAGATAGCCGATCAAATTTCCCAAAAGCACAAACCATAGCTCCATGGAATCTTCACTTTTCCTCCGCCACGGCCCTCTGCCCCCTCTCCGCCTACGCATCCCTTCCCCTGCAACGGTAACAATCCTTTCATCTCTTCCACTCACCAACACTAAAACTTCAATTCTTCACCGCCCACTTGGGCATGGCTTCGGCCCTGTTTGTGCCATTAATGGGTTCCCAAAAGCTTCAACGAATGATGATGGGAAGCAAATtgtgagagagagtgtaggggcGTCTCTGGCTCTGGCTTGTGTTCTTGGAATAATCAGCTGCGGTTGTACGATGAGTCCTCCTGTAGCCATTGCAGTCAATAGGGCTCAGAAAACTATATCGATGCCAGGATTTTCACATATATACCCGTTGGATGGGAGGGTGGCGCTGAAATCGTTGCTGGATACGAGTGTCTACCTTGCTTCAAAACAGAGGAAGCCCAAAAATCCTGTTTTGCCGTCATGGGAAAGTAAGGATAAGCCTACACCCAAACAGGTCGCTGCCAGTTTTAAGGTACATTTCTCTGCTCACTGCAGCTGCTTGATTCTATCTATCTATCCTCATAATATTATGCATATCATATGACTTTGTATTAACAATTTTGAGTGATGATAAAGGGAACGCCGGGCGTGCCCACGCCCGgctgatttaatattttaaaataataaaatataatattttattattttaattataaaaaaaaaaaaaattaagctagaCATGCATGACTGTTCACGTACGCTTGGCGTTCTCCGTATCATCACTCAacaatttaatattaaaaacttgTGCTAAAAATGAAGGGTCAAGCTGCTTGAGCATAGACGGAATTAGGATTTTTCCAGTCAAATGAAGGGTCAAgcctaatttttaaacaaaaaatgcacATATATTTAATCTAACAAAAAcattgtaaaagaaaatttgaaaaacaatggGACTATGGTCCTCTTAGAGCCTATTTGGAaattgaaattgcgtttgaggggcctaaaagtacgtttaatactaaaaaaattcatttgaaaaaaaatagtcGTTTgggaaaaaatttaaaagcgcatttaagggtctaaaaagcttaaaaataacaaaaacgcacttttggtaaaagcttaaaaataaggCTTTTGCCAAAACCACTTTTTTGActcaaaaaatctatttttcaaacgcaatcacaaataGGCTCTTAgtcttagagcatgtttgagaaatatagcttttaagtaaaaaaaaacctttttttgacagaaacttcatttttatgcttttaaCAAAgtcattttttggctttttgaactcttaaaagtattttcaattttttttaccaaacatatactTTTTTCTACAAAAAGGTTTTTATAAATGATAAATACACTTTTAAGCTTATCACGgccaaacatgctcttattGTGATTCCATCTATGCTTTTAGCAGCAGTAGACTAATTACCACAATCTTGAGGTATTACAAGTAGCATCTTGTAGCCCTAGGAGGGCCGACTTATTGCTAGGTTAGGCAGTCATCGAAGGCCCTAATGGAATAAGGCACAAGTAGCAATAGtataattaagtattttaaaaaaaaaaattataaaaaaaaaccttcctAAGGCCtcaattataataaaaaataattacaaagaatCGAAtagcaagaaaaatgaaaatctaGATCAATGGCACCCCTAAAGTTGTAACTAAactcaaatatttaattttccTTGAACATAAAACCAACATGTCggcttatttgtttattaaaataatgtgtagaataaagtaaatttcattttgttgaaattaaattctACGGAAAAATGAATTATATGTAGCTCGATCAATAGATAATATGTCATTCATTCATTGAAACTAATTAATGTTTTGCAATAGAGATAAATTCTACAtgtcactcaaaaaaaattgaagagctAGTTAGGtatcaaaaagtgagaagaataatttttgggaaaagcacactttaccccctcaaagtttggggcgattttcaattcgtccaccaatgtttcaatttttgcaatgcatccccccaaaattgcaattttttttttttcaattcgaccaattttatccaaaaatttctATATTACcgctaatttattattatttttttttataaaaaaattttaaaaaaatattcggagtggccgtagccaccctttggccatttttgcaatccccaatttttttttttttttataaaaaataaaaaagtaagaaaattaggggcaatatgggaatttttagatgaaattggtcgaattgaaaaaaatttgcaagtttggggaggtgcatttcaaaaattgaaacattggtggttgaattgaaaatcgccccaaactttgggggggtaaagtgtaatttttccataatttttaattaaatattaaaaaaaaaatgatagctGATACAAAATATATCAGATCaaataatcaataaataatgctatttttttaatagttttttttttttttttgacaaataaataGGAAATGGCAATGTGGCTAATGAAATCTGGGAAGAGTGAAGATGCAGTGAAGCTTCTGAAAAAGGCATGTAAGGACTGCTGGGATTCGGAGACGAGGTTCAACCTGGAGCTGGCACTAGTTGAAGTTCTCATCTGCCTGGTACACAACTTTCTACTTTTGGAAAGCTCTGTCATCTCTTGCACCTTCCGATAGCATAGTATCGCTCAAAGTTGACTAAATTAAtaagaatttaacaaaaaaatcagcTTAATATTGAATTGATGGATCTATGATTTGGGAAATCGGAATTAACTTTGATATGTATAATCtattacattattattattattattattattattattattttttcctctggggaacaaaatgaaaactaaTTGAGAATatcagaaaagaaaatgcagCATTATAATCATcgaatgatgatgatgatgattgatgTTAAACCTAGCCATGGGAATTcactttgttaaaatattacttttcagagtccgtttggaattgcgtttaagaaatagagtttttaagtcaaaaaacgctttttggcaaaagcttcatttgtaagcttttgtcaaaagtgtgttttagctatttttaggctttttgaacccttacaagcacttccaatttttttttactaaacgggtactctttt
Coding sequences within it:
- the LOC132172461 gene encoding uncharacterized protein LOC132172461 gives rise to the protein MESSLFLRHGPLPPLRLRIPSPATVTILSSLPLTNTKTSILHRPLGHGFGPVCAINGFPKASTNDDGKQIVRESVGASLALACVLGIISCGCTMSPPVAIAVNRAQKTISMPGFSHIYPLDGRVALKSLLDTSVYLASKQRKPKNPVLPSWESKDKPTPKQVAASFKEMAMWLMKSGKSEDAVKLLKKACKDCWDSETRFNLELALVEVLICLGKYPEALKCDCFRSSGGPSDGRLLLYQAIIYTMLGDRKEDAKKCWREYARSVEGIEDFPNPEDWP